The Chloroflexota bacterium nucleotide sequence GCAGGCGAAGTTCGAGCCACGCCCCGTCCGAGCCGCGTCCGGACGCTTCCGCCCAGGCGACGCCCCGCGCCAGACCGCCGCGCTGTCGCTTCAATCCGGCCTCGCTCAGGTCACTCTTGAGGCCAGCCACGAGGCCAGCCAGGGTGTCGTCGAGAATCGCCATTCGTCGTCCAAAAGTCAGTAGTGGCGCGCCCACAACACCGTAGCACCGCTGCGCGCGCCGGCCCGTTACGGGCGCTACACGGCCTCGCCACGCCGGCATTACATCGAGCAGCGGGGGCGCTGGAGCACGAGTGCTGGAGCAGGCGCCCTTCGAGAACGCGTGACGCCACCGGGGCTGGACGGTAGAATGGCGAAGGGGCAGCGTCGCCTCAGGACACCGGGGGCGCCACGGACGATGACCGAGCGTGGATTCGAGATCGGCGGGATCGGCATTGGTGCGGCAGGCGGACGTGACGGCGAGCGCAACGGCGACGCATGCGCCTGGGTCACCCGCGACGAGGTCCACACGCTCCTGGAGAGTGCCGAGGTCGAGACGCTGGAGTCGATCCCCTGGAGCTCGAACTACACGTTCGTCGCCCACCTGCGGATCGAGGAGTATCCCCAGTTCTACGCCGTCTACAAGCCTCGGCGCGGCGAGATCCCCCTCTACGACTTTCCAGACGGCACGCTCTACAAGCGCGAGCGCGCCGCCTACCTCGCCTGCGTCGCGCTGGGCTGGGACTTCATCCCACCGACGGTCATCCGCGACGGTCCGCACGGGGTCGGGTCGTATCAGTTGCTGGTGGACGTCGATCCGCGCGCCGACTACTTCAAGTACAAGGATCAGCACGTCTC carries:
- a CDS encoding SCO1664 family protein, whose protein sequence is MTERGFEIGGIGIGAAGGRDGERNGDACAWVTRDEVHTLLESAEVETLESIPWSSNYTFVAHLRIEEYPQFYAVYKPRRGEIPLYDFPDGTLYKRERAAYLACVALGWDFIPPTVIRDGPHGVGSYQLLVDVDPRADYFKYKDQHVSEVQCIGLFDVVANNADRKAGHILKDRRGKLWGIDHGLTFNTDHKLRTVIWDWQGESIPGPLKHQLEAFRRDPKRVSTLRTQLLELLTPAEVDLFFKRIEVIATRGQYPPMHSRRAVPWPWY